One stretch of Methanobacterium sp. Maddingley MBC34 DNA includes these proteins:
- a CDS encoding glutamate synthase family protein (overlaps another CDS with the same product name~PFAM: 4Fe-4S binding domain; Conserved region in glutamate synthase) has translation MKQILLTDPEKCDGCNDCIEACVLVNDESGIFLHKMTEGYQTIVCQQCINPSCLRGCFRDAIYREGDVVKINQDLCVGCRLCMLMCPIGSITHTADEMLKCEQQCMQSADDVPACVKACKEGCLGVVDIKEFATGLQQNFGMDNAMGSTSKRPLSPSGQLAVSTEGLCVFCGTCEIVCPTDAIEIVDSHAEIDKSRCIMCGSCTAACPVLIPTGAGSIWDPRTIADIRYTSKAGKYVLRGFGTERRLPNLDDIIILPGQASVSPVDKYREACNTKIVLGSRYAENPLELETPVLIAGMSFGALSEECKVAMAKGTSLVGSCANTGEGGMLPRERECADKLMVQYSSGRFGVSADYLNVGDAIEVKIGQGAKPGMGGHLLAEKVSPKVAKIRGIPLGTDALSPARFLDATRPGDLDKHIELIREVTDWQVPLVVKLGPGRVKDDVQLVAEAGADVISVDGMEGGTGAAPEVVIEHTGIPTLAALMEAVNGLEEIGMKDTVDLIITGGIRSGADVAKSMALGADAVYIGTGAMIAMGCRACRMCYTGKCPVGVATQDPLLCERLDVDLAAMRVANYIKSMTEETKMLAQLAGHDDIRKFSPDDLRALNSDTALITGLRLTGL, from the coding sequence ATGAAGCAGATACTTTTAACTGATCCTGAAAAGTGCGATGGATGCAATGACTGTATTGAAGCATGTGTTTTGGTAAATGATGAAAGTGGTATTTTCCTGCATAAAATGACTGAAGGTTACCAGACCATTGTCTGCCAGCAGTGCATAAACCCTTCCTGCCTCAGGGGTTGCTTTAGAGATGCAATCTACCGTGAAGGGGATGTGGTAAAGATCAACCAGGACCTGTGTGTGGGCTGTCGCCTGTGCATGTTAATGTGTCCCATTGGAAGCATCACCCACACTGCTGATGAAATGCTCAAATGCGAACAACAGTGTATGCAGTCAGCAGATGACGTACCAGCCTGTGTTAAGGCATGTAAAGAGGGCTGCCTGGGTGTGGTGGATATTAAAGAATTTGCCACGGGTCTGCAGCAGAACTTCGGAATGGATAACGCCATGGGATCAACCTCAAAAAGACCCTTATCTCCCTCTGGACAACTGGCAGTGTCCACTGAAGGGCTCTGTGTCTTCTGTGGGACTTGTGAAATTGTCTGCCCCACTGATGCCATTGAAATCGTGGATAGCCATGCTGAAATTGATAAAAGTCGTTGTATAATGTGCGGATCATGCACTGCGGCATGTCCCGTGCTGATACCAACAGGAGCAGGGAGCATATGGGATCCCAGAACCATCGCTGACATACGATACACCTCCAAAGCAGGTAAATACGTTCTCAGAGGTTTCGGTACAGAAAGAAGGCTACCCAACCTGGATGATATTATAATATTGCCTGGACAGGCTTCAGTATCCCCAGTGGACAAGTACAGGGAGGCCTGTAATACCAAAATTGTCCTGGGATCCAGGTACGCTGAAAATCCTCTGGAACTGGAAACGCCAGTACTCATTGCTGGAATGTCATTTGGAGCATTATCTGAGGAGTGTAAAGTGGCCATGGCCAAGGGAACATCCCTGGTTGGATCCTGTGCTAACACCGGGGAGGGGGGAATGCTACCTCGGGAAAGGGAGTGCGCAGATAAACTGATGGTACAGTACTCTTCCGGACGTTTCGGAGTTTCCGCGGACTACCTGAATGTAGGTGATGCCATAGAAGTTAAAATAGGTCAGGGTGCCAAACCTGGTATGGGTGGACACCTTTTAGCCGAGAAAGTCAGTCCTAAAGTAGCCAAGATCAGAGGAATACCTCTTGGAACCGATGCACTGAGTCCTGCTCGATTCCTGGACGCCACAAGACCAGGAGATCTGGACAAGCACATAGAACTCATCCGTGAGGTTACGGACTGGCAGGTGCCCCTTGTGGTTAAATTAGGGCCGGGCAGGGTGAAAGATGATGTTCAACTGGTTGCAGAAGCCGGCGCCGATGTGATATCTGTGGATGGTATGGAAGGAGGTACTGGAGCCGCACCAGAAGTTGTCATCGAACACACTGGAATCCCCACCCTGGCAGCACTCATGGAAGCAGTCAATGGACTGGAAGAGATTGGAATGAAGGACACCGTGGATCTCATCATTACCGGAGGAATCCGGAGCGGGGCAGATGTGGCAAAATCAATGGCTCTGGGTGCAGATGCAGTGTACATTGGAACCGGTGCCATGATTGCCATGGGATGCAGAGCCTGCCGTATGTGCTACACTGGCAAGTGCCCGGTGGGGGTGGCCACCCAGGATCCTTTGCTATGTGAACGCCTGGATGTGGACCTGGCTGCCATGCGAGTGGCCAACTACATTAAGTCCATGACCGAGGAGACCAAGATGCTGGCCCAGCTGGCAGGTCACGATGATATTCGCAAGTTCTCACCAGATGATCTGCGAGCCTTAAACAGTGACACTGCCCTGATAACTGGTCTTCGTCTCACTGGATTATAG
- a CDS encoding tRNA(guanine-26,N2-N2) methyltransferase (PFAM: N2,N2-dimethylguanosine tRNA methyltransferase~TIGRFAM: tRNA(guanine-26,N2-N2) methyltransferase): MEFLEVQEGQVKIKIPKFEKVTARAPVFFNPVMELNRDLSVVALTTYRQQKDDDISICDAFGGSGIRGIRYAKEIEGVSMAVVNDLNPLAVELANENIKNNGLTNVKACREDANLILRKCKGKFDVVDIDPFGTPAPYVESAANSLKAGGIICVTATDTSALCGTYRKPCIRKYGAKPLRNEYCHETGLRILAGFLSRTFSKYKKCLEFQFSHSTEHYMRLYALVGKGAKNTDESLENLGYIAYCPKCLNRQVFKGIAPRISMNCPDCAEVWNVAGPLWCGEIQNSDFLSQMLDMVPDIEINQKNEVTKLLEKCLAEAGAPPTFYDVHAICRKLKISAPPMEGVMDLIKEGGYRVSRTHFNPNGLKTDAPLSFIENVIGSYK; encoded by the coding sequence ATGGAATTTTTAGAAGTACAGGAAGGTCAGGTAAAAATTAAAATCCCTAAATTTGAAAAAGTGACAGCCAGGGCTCCTGTTTTTTTCAACCCGGTTATGGAGCTTAACCGGGACCTGTCGGTGGTTGCTTTAACCACATACCGGCAGCAAAAGGATGATGATATCTCCATCTGCGATGCCTTTGGAGGTAGTGGGATACGAGGGATACGGTACGCTAAGGAAATAGAAGGTGTTTCTATGGCAGTGGTGAATGATTTAAACCCACTTGCAGTTGAACTTGCCAATGAAAACATCAAAAATAATGGTTTAACCAATGTTAAGGCTTGTAGAGAAGATGCTAATTTAATCCTCCGCAAATGCAAGGGTAAATTTGACGTGGTGGACATCGACCCCTTCGGCACTCCTGCACCATATGTTGAATCGGCTGCTAACAGTCTTAAGGCAGGGGGGATTATATGTGTCACTGCCACTGACACTTCGGCCCTCTGTGGCACCTACAGAAAACCATGCATACGCAAATATGGAGCTAAACCTCTTAGAAATGAGTACTGTCATGAAACTGGTCTCAGGATCCTGGCAGGTTTCCTCTCCCGTACCTTCTCCAAATATAAAAAGTGTCTGGAGTTCCAGTTCTCCCACAGCACAGAACATTACATGAGACTGTACGCCCTGGTGGGTAAAGGGGCCAAAAACACAGATGAATCCCTGGAAAACCTTGGTTACATAGCATATTGCCCTAAATGTCTTAATCGACAGGTTTTTAAGGGCATAGCTCCACGAATATCCATGAATTGTCCTGATTGTGCTGAGGTTTGGAATGTTGCCGGTCCACTCTGGTGCGGAGAGATACAGAATTCAGACTTTTTAAGCCAAATGCTGGACATGGTACCAGATATAGAGATTAATCAAAAAAATGAGGTTACTAAACTCCTGGAAAAATGTCTCGCAGAGGCGGGTGCCCCCCCTACATTCTACGATGTGCATGCTATTTGCCGAAAGTTGAAGATAAGTGCCCCTCCCATGGAAGGAGTTATGGATCTCATTAAAGAGGGAGGTTACAGGGTTAGCAGAACTCACTTCAACCCCAATGGTTTGAAAACTGATGCACCATTATCTTTCATTGAAAATGTTATTGGTAGTTATAAATAG
- a CDS encoding CAAX amino terminal protease family (PFAM: CAAX amino terminal protease family): MSSIPFLDNASEGQNNWWKYVLTVILSLLAGSLVAGVLVVLFLVVYAFILSATGNVANILGIIQGTLQNPFVLIVLIGVSYAISFFLFYICLRFLHRKRLMSVINTVSSLRWKMLLKGLVLWILVLAIFNLPDLIFNSQNYQKNFDLGSFAILLVLCLLVFPMQASFEEILFRGYLMQGFSLLSKKPWVSLLLTSLIFGSVHILNGTDLYMDLSIVASTFIMGLMLGVIALGDNGIETAMGIHIANNLYISLFFNSADSGLGELPSLVTAPASDPFSGIPFMILAALIVLTILFWNRKDDLVRIFR, from the coding sequence ATGTCATCAATACCATTTTTAGATAATGCTAGTGAAGGTCAAAATAACTGGTGGAAGTATGTTTTAACTGTCATTTTATCCCTGCTTGCAGGAAGTTTGGTAGCTGGAGTGCTAGTGGTCCTCTTCCTGGTGGTTTATGCTTTTATTTTATCTGCCACTGGTAATGTGGCAAACATCCTTGGAATTATTCAGGGAACCCTCCAAAATCCATTTGTTCTCATTGTTCTCATTGGAGTTAGCTATGCCATTTCATTTTTCCTTTTCTATATCTGCCTGCGTTTTTTACACCGTAAACGATTGATGTCCGTTATAAATACGGTTTCCAGTTTACGCTGGAAAATGTTACTCAAAGGACTGGTATTATGGATTTTAGTGCTGGCGATTTTCAACTTACCTGATCTGATTTTCAATTCCCAGAATTACCAGAAAAACTTCGATCTTGGTAGTTTTGCCATTCTCCTGGTGTTATGTCTCCTGGTGTTCCCAATGCAGGCGTCATTTGAGGAGATTTTGTTTAGAGGATACCTTATGCAGGGATTTAGTTTGCTATCTAAAAAACCATGGGTTTCCCTACTGCTAACATCGTTAATTTTTGGATCAGTACACATTCTCAATGGAACTGATCTGTATATGGATCTGTCCATTGTGGCATCCACATTCATAATGGGGCTTATGCTTGGTGTAATTGCCCTGGGGGATAATGGAATAGAAACAGCAATGGGAATCCATATAGCCAACAATCTCTATATTTCCTTGTTTTTCAACTCCGCAGATTCTGGACTTGGTGAACTGCCTTCCCTGGTCACAGCCCCTGCATCAGACCCATTTTCAGGCATACCCTTCATGATACTTGCTGCCCTGATAGTGCTTACAATACTGTTCTGGAATCGTAAGGATGATCTAGTGCGAATATTCCGTTAA
- a CDS encoding putative PLP-dependent enzyme possibly involved in cell wall biogenesis (PFAM: DegT/DnrJ/EryC1/StrS aminotransferase family): protein MIPVAKPLIGEEEIEEVEKVLRSGFIAQGPRVAEFEEAFASYVGTKHAIATTSGTTALHLSLLALGIGNGDEVITTPFSFAATGNCALYVGARPVFVDIDPRPFNLDPECIEAAITEKTKAILPVHLYGQPAKMDRIKEISEEHGIPVVEDAAQAHGAMFQDEMIGSIGDMACFSFYPTKNMTTSEGGMITTNNTELADMARILRAHGEKERYHHSVLGYNFRMTDIAAAIGLVQLKKLDGFNQKRIENAEYLTEHLKGISGIEAPFVSPQVKHVFHQYTVRIKDGKRNDVMNFLNQEGIGTGIHYPVPIYKQELYQNLGYNDKRPETEKAASEVLSLPVHPSLSVEDLETIVISLEAASDKFF from the coding sequence ATGATACCAGTTGCCAAGCCCCTTATCGGTGAAGAAGAAATAGAAGAAGTGGAAAAAGTATTAAGGTCCGGGTTTATAGCCCAGGGCCCAAGAGTGGCGGAATTTGAGGAAGCCTTTGCCAGCTACGTTGGAACGAAACATGCAATTGCTACGACTTCAGGGACCACAGCATTACACCTTTCTCTGTTGGCTTTGGGTATAGGAAACGGTGATGAAGTTATAACCACTCCTTTCAGCTTTGCTGCTACTGGTAACTGTGCACTCTATGTTGGAGCCAGACCAGTCTTCGTGGATATTGACCCCCGGCCCTTTAACCTGGACCCTGAATGTATTGAAGCAGCCATAACCGAAAAAACCAAAGCCATACTCCCGGTGCACCTCTATGGTCAACCAGCCAAGATGGATCGGATTAAAGAGATCTCAGAAGAACATGGTATTCCAGTTGTGGAAGACGCTGCCCAGGCACATGGGGCAATGTTCCAGGACGAGATGATCGGATCCATTGGTGATATGGCCTGTTTCAGTTTTTATCCCACCAAGAACATGACCACCAGTGAAGGTGGGATGATAACCACCAACAACACAGAACTTGCTGATATGGCCCGGATACTGCGGGCTCACGGTGAAAAAGAAAGATACCATCATTCTGTTCTGGGATACAATTTCCGGATGACTGACATAGCTGCTGCCATTGGCCTGGTTCAATTAAAAAAACTTGATGGCTTTAATCAGAAGAGAATAGAAAACGCAGAATACCTAACCGAACATTTAAAGGGAATTTCAGGTATTGAAGCACCATTTGTCTCCCCCCAAGTGAAACACGTATTCCACCAGTACACTGTGAGGATTAAAGATGGAAAAAGGAATGATGTGATGAACTTCCTCAACCAGGAAGGAATTGGAACCGGAATACATTATCCTGTCCCTATTTACAAACAGGAACTCTACCAGAACCTGGGGTACAATGATAAACGTCCTGAAACTGAAAAAGCGGCATCTGAAGTTTTATCTCTCCCAGTGCATCCATCGTTATCAGTAGAAGATCTGGAAACAATAGTGATTTCACTGGAAGCCGCTTCTGACAAGTTTTTCTAG
- a CDS encoding putative protein, MTH1187 family (PFAM: Domain of unknown function DUF77~TIGRFAM: uncharacterized protein, MTH1187 family), translated as MISAELTVIPIATPETSLSRYVAAAVAALDEAGIKYQLSGMGTLLEAENPDELFDAIKIAHEAVFKAGSQRVVTSVKIDDRRDRDRTMADKVHSVEKKLR; from the coding sequence ATGATATCTGCAGAACTGACCGTAATCCCCATAGCCACCCCGGAGACCAGCCTCAGCAGATATGTGGCCGCTGCCGTGGCTGCATTGGATGAAGCTGGAATCAAATATCAGTTAAGCGGCATGGGGACCCTTTTAGAAGCTGAAAATCCTGATGAACTCTTTGATGCCATTAAAATTGCTCATGAAGCAGTTTTTAAGGCAGGTTCCCAGCGTGTGGTGACCAGTGTCAAGATCGACGACCGTAGGGATCGTGACCGAACCATGGCCGATAAGGTGCACTCAGTAGAGAAAAAACTGAGATGA